TGCGTCGGGACGACGCACCCTACTTGGACTACCCTTCCTTCGACAGGGCGGTGAGGCACCGTTGGCGGACGCCGATTACTGTCAGTCCGACGAACTCACGGGTATCCTGACGGTATCGGACGATGACACCGTCGCCGACGTCAAGTCCCACCGCTGGGACGGGCTGGCCGGTGCTGATGTAGAGGACATCGGCCTCTTCGTCGTAGTCCCAGTTGAGGTCTTCCTTCTTGTCCAGGATCTTTATCGCGTCCATACAGTCTTCCTTCCTCGCGAGGGCGCATTGGTGAAGTAAGCCGTCAACACAAACCCATCCACGTCGCCCAGTTCACGGTACACGACAACAAGGTGTTTGCGCGTCAAGGGCGTCTGGGCAAAGAGCCGAATGGCCATCAAAGTTCCGAGGTCGCCCTCCTGGAGGATATCCGGGTTTTCCAAAGTCTCGACCACTCGCTCCTGTTGGCCGTTCATCTCGGTCGGGATGCCGCGCGACAATGTGTCCCCAGCGTTCCTGCGTCAGCCTTACATTCACTCTATGTCTGGATCTGACTATAAGCATGGTTAGGCCGAGAAATCCTCTCGGTAAGAGATTATAGCGTTTTACCGGGTGCGTCTTCCAGTCCCAAGCATCAACGTCACTGAGGCGGGGATTTGGCGAGCATCAGTCGGAGCGTGTTGAGGGCGGCGATGGCGGCCCGGAAGCGGACGGCTTCTCGGCCGACGTCGCCGAAGCGGTGTTCTTTGATCTGTTGGTTGGCGGCGTTGCCGACGGCGATCCAGACGAGTCCGACGGGTTTTTCGGGTGATCCGTCGGCGGGTCCGGCGATACCGGTGATGGCGATGCCCCAGTCGGCTTGGCTTTGGGCCAGGAGGTTTTTGAGCATGGCGGCGCAGCATTCGCGGCTGACGGCTCCGTGGGTTTCGAGGATTTCGGGTGGGACGGCGAGGTGGCGTTGTTTGAAGGAGTTGGCGTAGGCGATCCATCCGCCGAGGAAATACTCGCTTGAGCCGGGTACGTCGGTGATGAGTTTGGCGACGTAGCCTCCGGTGCAGGACTCGGCGACGGCGAGGGTCTGGCGGCGGTGGCGGAGTTGTTGTCCGACGACGGATTCGAGGGTGTCGTTGGCTTCGCCGAAGACGACGGTGCCGAGTTGGGCCTTGATCTGCTGTGAAAAATCAAGTATAGCTTGTTGGTCGGGCCCGGCGAGCTTGAGGGAGATGATTCCTTCGTGGGCGCGGGTGCCGAAGTCGATGCCGTTTTGGGTGAGCTGCTGGAGGATGGGGTCGATGGCCAGGACGACATCTGATTCGCCCATGCCGAGACAGTGGAGGCGGATGCGGTGGGTGGGGGCGATGGTGTGGTTGGAAATCCAGGGTTTGACGTAGGTTACGAACATTTCCTTCATTTCTCGGGGAACGCCGGGCAGGGCGAAGACGGTGGCGGAGCCGATGGCGATTTTGATACCGGGGGCAGTGCCCCATCTGTTTTCGAGGCCTTCGGCGTTTTGGGGGATGTGGGCCTGGATGCGGTTCAGGACGTTCATCTGGCGGCTGCGCTTGCGGAAGAAGGCGTCGATCTGTTCCAGAAGGTTTTGTCGTTCAATGAGTTGCACGTTGGCGGCTTCGGCGAGGACGAATCGGGTCAGGTCATCGGCGGTGGGGCCGAGGCCTCCGGTGATGACGACGAGTTGGGCTTTTTCGGCGGCCTGGCTGACGGCCCAGGCGAGTTGTTGTCGGTCGTCGCCGACGGTGAGGGTGCATTGGACGTGTAGGCCGAGGGCGGTGAGTTGTTCGGCGAGGAAGGCGCTGTTGGTATCGACGAGTTCGCCGGTGACGAGTTCGGACCCGGAGGAGATGATGGCGGCGTTCATGGGGTGGAATTCCTTAATTCGGCGGTTTACACGGGGGCAGCGGGAGCATAAAATCTAGTTCGTCAAAAGGCTGTTTACTTTCTGTTGAAAGATTGTTGGCGGATTTTTATCGCAATGCAAGTTCATGACAGCCAAGCCGTTGCGCGACCAGTCGGCGGCGGTGTCGGCGGACGCCCGGCGATCCGGCGGGTTGCGGTAACGCCCTAAAGGGCGGCTTTGGCATCGTCCGATAAAACCAATGGCCGTAGAGATATCCTCAAGGCGATCAAGATACCGTAAGGTGGCGATGCGTACCAGCGAGAAGGGATATTTCGTGCCCGTGTCGCGTGGGTGGTGGTGCGCATGGGTTATGGGGGTTTGTCTGGCGTCGTTTGGGGGGTGCGAGCGGGCGTCCTGGATGGGCATGGATCGTGGCAAGGAGGAGGCTTCGGGGGCGCGGGACGATCAGGCGGATCTGGCGAGGAAGACGGCTGCGCTTCCGGGGACGGTGGGTGCGGCGGCGTCGCTGGAGGGGATGGGCGATATTTTTGTCGAGGGTTACGGTCTGGTGGGCGGACTGGCGGGCAAGGGGAGCCGGGAGTGTCCGGAGCCTTTGCGTGCGGAGTTGATCGAGGCGATCGCCAAGGCGCAGAAGACGGGGGGTTTCGGGGATCGCAAGGACTTGCCGAGTCCGATGTCGATC
The window above is part of the Phycisphaerae bacterium genome. Proteins encoded here:
- a CDS encoding competence/damage-inducible protein A, which codes for MNAAIISSGSELVTGELVDTNSAFLAEQLTALGLHVQCTLTVGDDRQQLAWAVSQAAEKAQLVVITGGLGPTADDLTRFVLAEAANVQLIERQNLLEQIDAFFRKRSRQMNVLNRIQAHIPQNAEGLENRWGTAPGIKIAIGSATVFALPGVPREMKEMFVTYVKPWISNHTIAPTHRIRLHCLGMGESDVVLAIDPILQQLTQNGIDFGTRAHEGIISLKLAGPDQQAILDFSQQIKAQLGTVVFGEANDTLESVVGQQLRHRRQTLAVAESCTGGYVAKLITDVPGSSEYFLGGWIAYANSFKQRHLAVPPEILETHGAVSRECCAAMLKNLLAQSQADWGIAITGIAGPADGSPEKPVGLVWIAVGNAANQQIKEHRFGDVGREAVRFRAAIAALNTLRLMLAKSPPQ
- a CDS encoding DUF2283 domain-containing protein, with translation MDAIKILDKKEDLNWDYDEEADVLYISTGQPVPAVGLDVGDGVIVRYRQDTREFVGLTVIGVRQRCLTALSKEG